The following coding sequences are from one Oceanococcus sp. HetDA_MAG_MS8 window:
- the fliG gene encoding flagellar motor switch protein FliG yields MSEVQVPEISGPERAAILLLSLGEEPAASVLKHLDAKEVQKLGSAMASMTAVTREKAEAVIQTFVKDWGEQTSLGVGSDEYIKNMLVSALGEDKAGRIIDRILIGKNAKGLESLKWMDARGIADLIRGEHPQIIAIVLSYLDPDQSAEVLPLLPARDRADVVMRIASLDGIQARALMELDEIIERQFNGSSGSKASSVGGLKSAASILNELDTASEQALMELIREKDEGLSERIEELMFVFDNLNEMDDRSMQTLLREINNDLLVVALRGASEGLQEKFFRNMSSRAAEMLRDDMEAKGPVKLAEVDAAQKEILAAAKRLADAGDISLGGSSDEMV; encoded by the coding sequence GTGAGTGAGGTTCAAGTCCCCGAAATATCTGGGCCCGAGCGAGCCGCAATCTTATTGCTGTCCTTGGGTGAAGAGCCTGCGGCCAGCGTCCTCAAGCATCTGGATGCTAAAGAGGTCCAGAAGCTTGGCAGCGCGATGGCGAGCATGACCGCGGTGACCCGAGAGAAAGCCGAGGCCGTTATCCAAACCTTTGTGAAGGACTGGGGCGAGCAGACCTCTTTGGGCGTGGGCTCGGATGAATACATCAAGAATATGCTGGTATCGGCCCTGGGCGAAGACAAGGCCGGCCGAATCATTGACCGTATTCTCATCGGGAAGAACGCCAAGGGGCTGGAGTCCTTGAAGTGGATGGATGCCAGAGGCATCGCGGACCTGATTCGCGGCGAGCATCCGCAAATTATTGCGATTGTGTTGTCCTATTTGGATCCGGACCAATCGGCTGAAGTTTTGCCTTTGCTGCCTGCCCGGGACAGGGCCGATGTTGTTATGCGGATTGCCTCCTTGGATGGCATACAGGCCCGGGCCTTGATGGAACTGGACGAGATTATTGAGCGTCAGTTCAATGGCAGTTCGGGGTCCAAAGCCTCTAGCGTGGGTGGGCTGAAGTCGGCCGCGAGTATTCTGAACGAGCTGGATACTGCCTCTGAGCAGGCTCTGATGGAGCTAATTCGGGAGAAGGATGAGGGCTTGAGCGAACGCATCGAAGAGTTAATGTTCGTCTTCGACAATCTGAATGAGATGGACGATCGCTCCATGCAAACGCTATTGCGTGAGATCAATAACGATCTTCTGGTGGTTGCATTGCGCGGGGCATCCGAAGGCTTACAAGAGAAATTCTTCCGCAACATGTCCTCCAGAGCGGCTGAAATGCTGCGCGATGATATGGAAGCCAAAGGACCAGTGAAGCTGGCCGAAGTCGATGCTGCGCAGAAAGAAATTCTCGCGGCCGCCAAGCGCTTGGCTGATGCTGGGGATATTTCCCTGGGCGGAAGCAGCGATGAGATGGTCTGA
- a CDS encoding flagellar biosynthetic protein FliO, with amino-acid sequence MSTVTPMLSMLLVLFGLLAAFWVLTRGLARMPALQKLLPKASGRILTSVAVGPRERVVVVDLGGEALALGVAPGRVQLLTKLDAQTAKALTSSAHAPASSPRRNASS; translated from the coding sequence ATGTCCACGGTCACGCCCATGCTCAGCATGCTCCTGGTCTTATTCGGTCTATTGGCTGCGTTTTGGGTGTTAACCCGAGGGCTGGCTCGCATGCCGGCACTGCAAAAGCTATTACCGAAAGCATCAGGGCGGATTCTGACCAGCGTTGCTGTGGGCCCGCGAGAGCGAGTGGTGGTCGTTGATCTTGGTGGTGAGGCTTTGGCATTGGGGGTGGCGCCTGGTCGTGTGCAGTTACTCACCAAATTGGATGCGCAGACGGCGAAGGCGCTCACCAGCTCTGCACACGCACCGGCCTCATCGCCGAGAAGAAATGCAAGCTCATGA
- a CDS encoding flagellar FliJ family protein, with protein sequence MNKRTLRALTHLREQERQAAQQVWQQGQDRLSRMQQLQTQLHQAQQTMQTSGAIDPATLRMRQQFGARLDFALRSGRSQLKAQDQITEEQREALRHRHQQTLIARKLTAREQTLRAAQQLRSEERQLDDFSSARHGRFA encoded by the coding sequence GTGAACAAAAGAACCTTAAGGGCGCTGACGCATCTGCGCGAGCAAGAGCGTCAGGCCGCACAGCAGGTCTGGCAGCAAGGGCAAGATCGCTTATCTCGGATGCAGCAGCTGCAAACACAATTGCACCAAGCCCAACAAACTATGCAGACCAGCGGTGCGATTGACCCTGCGACGCTGCGTATGCGGCAACAGTTTGGGGCGCGCTTAGACTTTGCCCTACGCAGTGGACGATCCCAGTTAAAGGCGCAGGATCAGATTACGGAAGAGCAACGCGAAGCACTCCGGCACCGACATCAGCAAACCCTCATCGCACGTAAGCTCACGGCACGTGAGCAAACACTGCGAGCGGCGCAGCAGCTGCGTAGCGAGGAGCGCCAACTCGACGACTTCAGCAGTGCTCGCCATGGACGCTTTGCTTAA
- the fliM gene encoding flagellar motor switch protein FliM — protein sequence MSHDLLSQDEIDALLDGVDTGEVETEEETDTEGVRTFHFGGQDRIVRGRLPSLEMVGERFARQFRVTLFNILRRNPEISFAGLESMKYSDYMHRLYVPTNLNLFRAKPLRGTALLLMEPKLVFGVVDRFFGGDGRFNTRIEGREFTATEMRVIRILVDAAFEDLKEAWRPIMPLDLEYIQSELNPHLATIVSPSEIVVVSRFTIDLDGTSGELHITLPYGMIEPIREQLSHGIQSDRTDRDQRWDDNLRSHVRESEVELRGVLAEPRITIADLLSLTEDDIIPIKWPPEVEIRVENQTRFKGQFGVSAGHNAVLIQQVISPEPSPPQFGETE from the coding sequence ATGAGCCACGACCTGCTCAGTCAGGACGAGATCGACGCCCTCCTTGATGGTGTCGACACCGGTGAGGTCGAGACCGAAGAGGAAACCGACACGGAGGGTGTGCGGACTTTCCATTTTGGTGGTCAGGACCGAATTGTTCGCGGCCGCTTGCCCAGCCTGGAAATGGTTGGGGAAAGGTTTGCCCGCCAGTTTCGCGTCACCTTATTCAATATTTTAAGGCGCAACCCAGAGATTAGCTTTGCGGGTCTGGAGTCGATGAAATACAGCGATTACATGCATCGCTTGTATGTACCGACCAACCTCAACCTGTTTCGCGCCAAGCCACTGCGCGGGACGGCTCTGCTGTTGATGGAGCCAAAGCTGGTGTTTGGGGTTGTAGATCGCTTCTTTGGAGGTGACGGCCGTTTTAACACGCGCATTGAAGGCCGCGAGTTTACGGCCACGGAAATGCGGGTTATCCGGATCTTGGTAGACGCAGCCTTCGAAGATCTCAAAGAAGCGTGGCGGCCCATCATGCCCTTGGATCTGGAGTACATCCAATCTGAGCTTAATCCTCACCTCGCTACTATTGTTAGCCCCTCCGAAATTGTTGTGGTCTCGCGCTTCACCATCGATCTGGATGGCACCAGTGGTGAGCTACACATCACTTTGCCCTACGGCATGATCGAGCCCATTCGGGAGCAGCTTTCTCACGGCATTCAGTCGGATCGTACCGATAGAGACCAGCGCTGGGACGACAACCTACGCTCTCACGTGCGTGAGTCAGAGGTGGAGCTGCGCGGTGTGCTCGCTGAGCCACGCATCACAATTGCCGACCTGCTCAGCCTTACTGAGGACGACATCATTCCCATCAAGTGGCCGCCCGAGGTGGAAATACGGGTCGAGAATCAGACCCGCTTTAAAGGGCAGTTTGGCGTATCAGCGGGGCATAACGCTGTGCTGATTCAGCAGGTTATTAGTCCCGAGCCTAGTCCGCCGCAGTTTGGGGAAACGGAGTAA
- the fliN gene encoding flagellar motor switch protein FliN has product MSEEQTDADMDMAAAMAEQAEFEKKQQEQAAQAGDAEQGVADQSYEPPELHAGQSGAPSGTTVDGKNLKLDLILDVPITLSMEVGRSRVPIRNLLQLNPGSVVELDRVAGQPLDVFVNGTLIAHGEVVVVNEKFGVRLLDVVSPAERIRKLQEG; this is encoded by the coding sequence ATGAGTGAAGAGCAAACAGACGCTGATATGGACATGGCGGCTGCCATGGCTGAGCAAGCCGAATTTGAGAAAAAGCAGCAAGAGCAGGCCGCACAAGCAGGTGATGCAGAGCAGGGTGTTGCGGACCAGTCCTATGAGCCTCCGGAATTGCACGCAGGCCAGAGTGGTGCCCCCAGCGGCACGACGGTGGATGGGAAGAACCTGAAGCTGGACCTGATTCTGGACGTCCCTATCACCCTATCCATGGAAGTGGGTCGCTCCCGTGTGCCTATTCGCAATTTGCTGCAACTCAACCCAGGTTCAGTCGTTGAGTTGGATCGTGTGGCTGGTCAACCCTTGGATGTCTTCGTCAATGGGACTTTGATTGCCCACGGTGAAGTGGTTGTTGTGAATGAAAAGTTTGGTGTTCGCCTACTGGATGTGGTGAGCCCGGCAGAGCGCATTCGCAAGCTGCAGGAAGGCTAA
- a CDS encoding FliI/YscN family ATPase yields MDSNPARERRNARFADGIAARGARTGMSSGLVTAGTLTRVVGLTLEARGCPVALGTSCELDTGHGSPVDAEVVGFEADKIYLMPRGATAHLQPGARVTPAARRAEVPQGQGLLGRVLNADGHPLDQLGRLRGIRHGQLRVPPINPLLRAPVDQPLDVGVRSINAVLSLARGQRIGLFAGAGVGKSSLLGMMTRHTSAEVTVVALIGERGREVQEFVQHTLGEEGLKNAVVVAAPADSPPLTRVRAAYMATAIAEGFRDDGAQVLLLMDSLTRFAQAQREIGLAVGEPPTTRGYPPSVFTHLPQLIERAGNAESGRGSISAIYTVLVEGDDLNDPVGDHARAILDGHIVLSRDLADAGMYPAIDVEKSVSRLANVVQTPEQQHDARELRALISAWRRNQELIAIGAYKAGSDQRTDRALAHLQSIEDFLRQGPTEACSLQQARSELHALVSSVMDHDLQPTA; encoded by the coding sequence ATGGACAGTAATCCGGCTCGAGAGCGGCGCAACGCCCGTTTTGCCGATGGCATTGCGGCGCGTGGAGCCCGTACTGGTATGTCCAGTGGTTTGGTCACTGCGGGTACCTTGACCCGGGTTGTGGGACTGACTCTGGAAGCGCGCGGATGTCCGGTCGCTTTGGGCACCTCCTGTGAACTGGACACGGGTCATGGTTCCCCCGTTGATGCCGAGGTGGTCGGATTCGAAGCCGATAAAATCTATTTGATGCCCCGCGGTGCGACAGCTCACTTGCAGCCTGGCGCCCGTGTGACACCTGCGGCAAGACGCGCTGAGGTGCCTCAAGGTCAGGGCTTGCTGGGGCGGGTTCTCAATGCGGACGGGCATCCTCTGGATCAGTTAGGACGTCTGCGTGGCATTCGCCATGGTCAGCTCCGTGTACCACCTATTAACCCCTTGCTGCGAGCGCCGGTGGATCAGCCACTGGATGTGGGCGTGCGCAGCATCAACGCCGTACTCAGTTTGGCCCGCGGACAGCGTATTGGCCTCTTCGCTGGTGCCGGTGTGGGCAAGAGTAGCTTGCTGGGCATGATGACCCGACATACCTCGGCGGAGGTCACTGTGGTTGCGCTTATCGGTGAGCGCGGCCGTGAAGTACAGGAGTTCGTGCAGCATACCTTGGGGGAGGAAGGCCTGAAGAATGCCGTGGTTGTGGCCGCTCCTGCCGATTCGCCTCCGCTCACTCGTGTTCGCGCCGCCTATATGGCCACTGCTATTGCCGAGGGTTTTCGCGACGATGGGGCTCAGGTATTGCTGCTTATGGACTCGCTCACCCGTTTCGCTCAGGCGCAACGGGAAATTGGCTTGGCTGTAGGTGAACCACCGACAACACGCGGTTACCCCCCTTCAGTGTTCACACACCTACCACAGCTCATTGAACGCGCCGGTAACGCTGAATCTGGGCGTGGTTCAATCAGCGCCATATATACCGTTTTGGTCGAAGGCGACGATTTGAACGACCCGGTTGGTGATCATGCCCGCGCCATTCTGGATGGGCACATTGTGTTGTCTCGCGATCTCGCAGACGCCGGCATGTATCCGGCCATTGATGTGGAAAAGTCGGTGAGCCGCTTGGCGAACGTTGTTCAGACCCCGGAGCAACAACATGACGCGCGGGAGCTGCGCGCTCTGATATCTGCTTGGCGCAGAAATCAGGAGCTTATCGCTATTGGTGCTTATAAGGCCGGGTCCGACCAGCGCACTGACCGGGCTTTGGCGCATCTGCAGTCCATTGAGGACTTTTTACGCCAAGGGCCGACTGAGGCTTGCAGCCTGCAGCAAGCGCGTTCTGAGCTCCACGCATTGGTCAGTAGCGTCATGGACCACGACTTGCAGCCCACTGCCTAA
- the fliP gene encoding flagellar type III secretion system pore protein FliP (The bacterial flagellar biogenesis protein FliP forms a type III secretion system (T3SS)-type pore required for flagellar assembly.) produces the protein MIRLCLLVLLLIPSLSWAQEATGLPAVQFQAGPDGGGTYSLSIQLLLVMTALTLLPAVILMTTAFTRIIVVLGLLRHALGTGQTPSNQILLGLALMLAMFVMRPVLEQVYAEAWEPYAAGSLSPAEALNTALQPMRGFMLAQTRETSLQSLAEMAGDGPYASVDEVPIAVLLPAFVLSELTTAFQIGFMLFVPFVVIDLVVASVLMSMGMMMLSPMLISLPLKIMLFVLVDGWTLLMGSLAASFQ, from the coding sequence ATGATCCGCTTGTGCCTCTTGGTTCTGCTGCTTATTCCGAGTCTGTCCTGGGCACAAGAAGCGACCGGGCTGCCGGCAGTCCAGTTCCAGGCAGGGCCCGACGGCGGAGGAACGTATTCTTTGTCTATCCAGCTTTTGCTGGTGATGACCGCGCTTACTCTGTTGCCAGCCGTCATACTCATGACCACGGCCTTTACAAGAATCATTGTGGTGCTGGGCTTGTTAAGGCATGCCCTCGGCACGGGGCAAACGCCTTCTAATCAAATTCTGCTGGGCTTGGCTTTGATGTTGGCCATGTTCGTCATGCGCCCGGTTTTGGAACAGGTGTATGCCGAGGCTTGGGAGCCTTATGCGGCCGGAAGTTTGAGCCCAGCTGAGGCTTTGAATACCGCTTTGCAGCCCATGCGCGGTTTTATGTTGGCGCAAACGCGCGAAACCAGCCTGCAAAGTTTGGCGGAGATGGCTGGTGATGGTCCTTATGCCAGTGTGGATGAGGTCCCTATTGCTGTTCTACTACCCGCCTTTGTGCTCAGTGAATTGACCACCGCTTTTCAGATCGGGTTCATGCTCTTTGTGCCCTTTGTCGTCATCGACTTGGTCGTGGCATCGGTATTGATGTCTATGGGCATGATGATGCTGTCGCCGATGCTGATTTCTTTGCCGCTCAAGATCATGTTGTTTGTCTTGGTCGATGGCTGGACCCTACTGATGGGGTCTTTGGCAGCGAGTTTCCAATGA
- a CDS encoding flagellar basal body-associated FliL family protein, translating to MGIAPVADKDTETQAAAKPKKSRKGLFILLALLLLLGGGGAAAYKFLVLDKQVAEEGALDGAEETPAKLAPHYIELRPAFVSNLSDSDVLRFVQAEVDLMTRDPEVPMKVEEHMPAIRHALLLTLTSRRFADLLTQQGKDQTLQDMRQDINKLLLDRTGIAEPIEEVYFTSLVVQ from the coding sequence ATGGGAATTGCTCCAGTGGCTGATAAGGACACCGAAACACAGGCGGCTGCAAAGCCTAAGAAGTCCCGCAAGGGCCTGTTTATTTTATTAGCGCTGCTGTTGTTGCTCGGTGGCGGGGGCGCCGCCGCCTACAAATTTCTGGTTTTGGATAAGCAGGTTGCGGAGGAAGGCGCGCTGGATGGCGCGGAGGAGACGCCAGCCAAACTGGCTCCCCATTACATTGAGCTGCGCCCGGCCTTTGTGTCTAACCTTTCTGATAGCGACGTGCTGCGCTTCGTACAAGCCGAAGTCGACCTCATGACACGCGATCCTGAGGTGCCGATGAAGGTGGAAGAGCATATGCCGGCCATCCGTCATGCGCTTCTCTTGACATTGACTTCACGCCGCTTCGCCGATCTTTTGACGCAACAAGGCAAAGACCAGACGTTGCAAGACATGCGTCAAGACATCAACAAACTACTCCTAGACCGCACTGGAATCGCAGAGCCCATAGAAGAGGTGTACTTCACCAGTTTGGTGGTTCAATAA
- a CDS encoding flagellar hook-length control protein FliK → MLTAKQVGSVEGRAMNPPSLQDLALQASQLTAPSAASAAGQAALSHGHGSGEISSQKTAKAVMGFASQEVPDAVMPKTIAAAELGQQASADPGVLDMSLGPAFEPHLSGISITESSPNGVLTPIGPLSTAPTSSVAMLGLSAPLTGLSAQTTINMQDANWPAQLGQELVQLRQAGEQALKVVLAPEHLGHMELELRQLSDGSLELRMQAENSSARDLLLAQSSELREKLHNQGMSLSHFSCSSQEQRDSTRRQESGEGQGLAEAASDGADKDTSPAGHIAAVSSAGLHLYA, encoded by the coding sequence ATGCTGACTGCAAAACAGGTTGGCTCCGTAGAAGGCAGAGCGATGAATCCGCCGAGCCTGCAAGATTTGGCGCTCCAAGCCAGCCAATTGACCGCACCATCGGCAGCATCAGCGGCGGGGCAAGCGGCGCTGAGTCACGGCCACGGTTCCGGCGAAATCTCATCACAGAAGACCGCCAAAGCCGTTATGGGGTTTGCGTCACAGGAAGTGCCAGATGCAGTGATGCCCAAAACAATTGCTGCGGCTGAGTTGGGACAACAAGCAAGCGCTGACCCTGGGGTTTTGGACATGTCTTTGGGCCCAGCCTTCGAGCCTCATCTCAGCGGGATTTCGATCACTGAGTCATCACCGAATGGAGTACTTACGCCTATTGGCCCACTAAGCACTGCACCCACATCATCGGTAGCTATGCTGGGGTTATCTGCCCCACTGACTGGTCTGAGTGCTCAGACCACCATCAACATGCAGGATGCGAACTGGCCGGCGCAGCTGGGCCAGGAGCTTGTTCAGCTCCGGCAAGCGGGCGAACAAGCGCTCAAAGTTGTTTTGGCCCCGGAGCATCTGGGGCATATGGAACTAGAGCTGCGGCAACTCAGTGACGGTAGCTTGGAATTACGAATGCAGGCCGAAAATTCTTCCGCACGAGATTTGTTATTGGCGCAAAGTTCTGAGCTGCGTGAGAAGCTGCACAACCAGGGAATGAGTTTGAGTCACTTTAGCTGCAGTAGCCAAGAGCAGCGGGACAGTACGCGACGCCAAGAATCCGGCGAAGGACAAGGCCTTGCTGAGGCAGCGTCGGACGGCGCCGACAAAGATACGTCGCCAGCAGGGCATATCGCAGCCGTTTCTAGCGCGGGATTACACCTCTACGCCTGA